In the genome of Bradyrhizobium sp. CIAT3101, one region contains:
- a CDS encoding elongation factor G, whose amino-acid sequence MGQDVRSPRGPRCIALVGPFQSGKTTLLEAILARTGAIPRAGSVDAGTSVGDATPEARHHKMTVGLTAATTSFMGDSYTFLDCPGSVEFAHDMRAALPAVDAAIVVCEADEKKLPQLQIILRELEELKIPRFLFLNKIDRANKRIRETLAMLQPASRVPLVLRQIPIWKGELIEGFVDLALERAFVYREHKASEVVALEGGDLDREKEARFSMLEKLADHDDALMEQLLEDIQPPRDAVFDDLARELREGVICPVLLGAAARENGVLRLMKALRHEAPGIAETAKRLGAPSTKDALGFVFKTLHSQHGGKLSLTRLLAGHLDDGATLQSSSGGTSRISGILAVNGAYDTKRATAEAGDTVALAKLDPIKTGDTVSSGKAPPAGLTAPEPTPPVLAISVAATDRKDDVKLGQALMRLHEEDPSLVVVQNPQTHDTVLWGQGEMHLRVASERLRDRFGVKIASHPPAIGYQETIRKPIVQRGRHKKQSGGHGQFGDVVLDIKPLPRGEGFKFAEKVVGGAVPRNYIGAVEEGVVDGLARGPLGFPVTDLQVTLTDGSYHSVDSSDLAFRTAARVGLNEGLPQCQSVLLEPIHVVEIVCPTDATAKINAILSARRGQILGFDTRDGWSGWDCVRAMMPEAEIGELIVELRSATAGAGSFTRQFDHMAEVTGRAADQIIAAHQHAA is encoded by the coding sequence ATGGGACAAGACGTCAGAAGTCCCCGAGGTCCACGGTGCATTGCGCTGGTGGGCCCTTTCCAAAGCGGTAAAACCACACTTCTCGAAGCGATCCTGGCGCGAACGGGCGCAATCCCGCGTGCCGGCAGCGTTGACGCCGGAACCTCCGTCGGCGACGCCACGCCCGAGGCCCGTCATCACAAGATGACCGTCGGGCTTACTGCCGCCACCACGAGTTTCATGGGCGACAGCTATACCTTCCTGGATTGTCCCGGTTCCGTCGAGTTCGCCCACGACATGCGCGCCGCGCTTCCTGCCGTCGACGCCGCCATCGTGGTCTGCGAGGCCGACGAGAAGAAGCTGCCGCAGCTTCAGATCATCCTGCGCGAGCTGGAGGAGCTGAAGATCCCGCGTTTCCTGTTCCTCAACAAGATCGACCGCGCCAACAAGCGCATCCGCGAGACGCTCGCGATGCTCCAGCCTGCCTCGCGCGTGCCGCTGGTGCTGCGCCAGATCCCGATCTGGAAGGGCGAGCTGATCGAGGGCTTTGTCGATCTCGCGCTGGAACGAGCTTTCGTCTATCGCGAGCACAAGGCATCCGAAGTGGTCGCGCTCGAAGGCGGCGATCTCGATCGCGAGAAGGAGGCCCGCTTCTCGATGCTCGAGAAGCTTGCCGATCACGATGACGCGCTGATGGAGCAATTGCTGGAGGATATCCAGCCGCCGCGCGATGCCGTGTTCGACGATCTCGCCCGCGAGCTGCGCGAGGGCGTGATCTGCCCGGTCCTGCTCGGAGCTGCCGCGCGCGAAAACGGCGTGTTGCGTCTGATGAAGGCGCTGCGCCACGAGGCGCCCGGCATTGCGGAGACCGCAAAACGTCTCGGCGCCCCCTCCACCAAGGACGCGCTCGGCTTCGTCTTCAAGACGCTGCACTCGCAGCACGGCGGAAAACTGTCGCTGACGCGGCTGCTCGCCGGCCATCTCGACGACGGCGCCACGCTGCAATCCTCCTCCGGCGGAACGAGCCGCATCTCCGGCATCCTCGCCGTCAACGGCGCTTACGACACCAAGCGTGCCACGGCGGAAGCCGGTGACACCGTGGCGCTCGCCAAGCTCGATCCGATCAAGACCGGCGATACGGTGTCGAGCGGCAAGGCGCCGCCCGCGGGACTGACTGCCCCGGAACCGACGCCGCCGGTGCTCGCCATCTCGGTTGCGGCCACCGACCGCAAGGACGACGTCAAGCTCGGCCAGGCGTTGATGCGGCTTCATGAGGAGGATCCGTCGCTCGTCGTCGTGCAGAACCCCCAGACCCACGACACCGTGTTGTGGGGACAGGGCGAGATGCACTTACGTGTCGCGAGCGAGCGGCTGCGCGACCGCTTCGGCGTCAAGATCGCCTCGCATCCGCCCGCCATCGGCTACCAGGAGACCATCCGCAAGCCGATCGTCCAGCGTGGCCGCCACAAGAAGCAATCCGGCGGTCACGGCCAGTTCGGCGATGTCGTGCTCGACATCAAGCCGCTGCCGCGCGGCGAAGGCTTCAAGTTCGCCGAGAAGGTCGTCGGCGGTGCGGTGCCGCGCAACTATATCGGTGCGGTGGAAGAGGGCGTCGTCGACGGGCTCGCCCGCGGCCCGCTCGGCTTCCCCGTGACCGATCTGCAGGTGACGCTGACCGACGGCTCGTATCATAGCGTCGATTCCTCCGACCTCGCCTTCCGTACGGCGGCGCGGGTCGGGCTCAACGAAGGCCTGCCGCAATGCCAGTCGGTGCTGCTGGAGCCGATCCACGTGGTCGAGATCGTCTGTCCGACTGATGCCACCGCCAAGATCAACGCGATCCTGTCGGCGCGGCGCGGTCAGATCCTCGGCTTCGACACCCGCGACGGCTGGAGCGGCTGGGACTGCGTTCGCGCCATGATGCCGGAAGCCGAGATCGGCGAGCTCATCGTCGAGCTGCGTTCGGCAACGGCAGGTGCGGGCAGCTTCACCCGTCAGTTCGACCACATGGCCGAAGTCACCGGCCGCGCCGCCGACCAGATCATCGCCGCGCATCAACACGCGGCGTGA
- a CDS encoding PAS-domain containing protein, with translation MWFGWRAISGPVLTAAIALLAIVLDRAVPLPSPAPLFVCVVALAGALSGFASAMTSAALAVIGAALFFLGHRAMPFHAAADLVGLLAVTAFGTAGITGLMRERLLDTFAAERQSHAIAARLSAALDQVDIGIVLLDAETRAEFINRAFRDYFALPDEKADDKPPFIALMYHSRDTGAFELPEDELGVFIAQRMEMVRVGDATPININLRNGEVLRFVCTALPDGGRMLSYTPVTDLVRHTDAPARADYYRSLRDPTGRKLLRYLRVAE, from the coding sequence ATGTGGTTCGGATGGCGTGCCATTTCCGGTCCCGTGCTCACGGCAGCGATCGCACTGCTGGCGATCGTGCTCGATCGCGCCGTCCCCCTTCCCTCGCCTGCGCCGCTGTTCGTCTGTGTTGTCGCGCTTGCGGGCGCGCTGTCGGGCTTCGCTTCCGCCATGACCAGCGCGGCGCTCGCCGTGATCGGCGCCGCGCTGTTCTTCCTCGGCCACCGCGCCATGCCGTTCCATGCTGCCGCCGATCTGGTCGGGCTCCTCGCAGTGACGGCCTTCGGCACCGCAGGCATCACCGGCCTCATGCGCGAGCGGCTGCTCGACACCTTTGCGGCCGAGCGCCAGAGCCACGCCATTGCCGCGCGGCTGTCGGCAGCGCTCGACCAGGTCGATATCGGCATCGTGCTGCTCGATGCCGAGACCCGCGCCGAATTCATCAATCGTGCGTTCCGCGATTACTTCGCGCTGCCGGACGAAAAGGCCGACGACAAGCCGCCCTTCATCGCACTGATGTATCACAGCCGCGACACCGGCGCATTCGAGCTGCCGGAGGACGAGCTCGGCGTCTTCATCGCGCAGCGGATGGAGATGGTGCGGGTCGGCGACGCCACGCCGATCAACATCAATTTGCGCAACGGCGAGGTGCTGCGGTTCGTCTGCACCGCGCTGCCCGACGGCGGCCGCATGCTGAGCTACACGCCGGTGACCGATCTGGTGCGCCACACCGACGCGCCCGCACGCGCGGATTATTATCGCTCACTGCGCGAT
- a CDS encoding pyridoxal phosphate-dependent aminotransferase — MAFLAAALDRVKPSATIAVTDKARALKAAGRNVIGLGAGEPDFDTPANIKLAAIHAIEAGKTKYTAVDGIPELKEAIIGKFQRENGVVYKPNQIIVGTGGKQVLYNALMATINPGDEVIIPAPYWVSYPEMVALAGGEPVSVVCTAATGFKLQADALERAITPKTKWVILCSPSNPTGAAYTRAELKALTDVLVKHPHVWVMTDDMYEHLVYDDFQFTTVAQVEPSLYDRTLTVNGVSKAYCMTGWRIGYAGGPAQLIKAMSTIQSQSTSNPSSIAQWAAVEALNGPQDFIPANNKVFKERRDLVVSMLNQAKGIECPRPEGAFYVYPSCAGTIGKTAPSGKVIDNDETFVTELLETEGVAVVQGSAFGLGPAFRISYATKTSDLEDACKRIQRFCGNLR; from the coding sequence ATGGCCTTCCTTGCTGCTGCGCTCGACCGTGTGAAGCCGTCCGCGACCATCGCGGTCACGGATAAAGCACGCGCGCTGAAAGCGGCGGGCCGCAACGTCATCGGCCTCGGCGCCGGCGAGCCCGACTTCGATACGCCCGCCAACATCAAGCTGGCGGCGATCCACGCCATCGAAGCCGGCAAGACCAAGTACACTGCGGTCGACGGTATCCCCGAGCTGAAGGAAGCCATCATCGGCAAATTTCAGCGCGAGAACGGCGTCGTCTACAAGCCGAACCAGATCATCGTCGGCACCGGCGGCAAGCAGGTGCTCTACAATGCGCTGATGGCGACCATCAATCCGGGTGACGAGGTGATCATCCCCGCGCCGTACTGGGTCAGCTATCCCGAGATGGTGGCGCTCGCCGGCGGTGAGCCGGTGTCGGTGGTCTGCACCGCCGCGACCGGCTTCAAGCTCCAGGCCGATGCGCTCGAGCGCGCGATCACGCCGAAGACCAAATGGGTCATCCTGTGCTCGCCGTCGAACCCGACCGGCGCGGCCTACACCCGCGCCGAGCTGAAGGCGCTCACCGACGTGCTGGTCAAGCATCCGCATGTGTGGGTGATGACCGACGACATGTACGAGCACCTCGTCTACGACGACTTCCAGTTCACCACCGTCGCGCAGGTCGAGCCCAGCCTCTACGACCGCACGCTCACCGTGAACGGCGTGTCGAAGGCCTATTGCATGACCGGCTGGCGCATCGGTTACGCCGGTGGTCCTGCGCAGCTGATCAAGGCGATGTCGACGATCCAGTCGCAGTCGACCTCGAACCCGTCGTCGATTGCGCAGTGGGCTGCGGTCGAAGCGCTGAACGGTCCGCAGGACTTCATCCCCGCGAACAACAAGGTGTTCAAGGAGCGCCGCGACCTCGTCGTCTCCATGCTCAACCAGGCCAAGGGCATCGAGTGCCCGCGTCCGGAAGGCGCGTTCTATGTCTATCCGTCCTGCGCCGGCACGATCGGCAAGACCGCGCCGTCGGGCAAGGTGATCGACAACGACGAGACCTTCGTGACCGAGCTGCTCGAGACCGAAGGCGTCGCGGTGGTGCAGGGTTCGGCCTTCGGCCTCGGCCCGGCCTTCCGCATCTCCTACGCGACCAAGACCTCGGACCTCGAAGACGCCTGCAAGCGCATCCAGCGCTTCTGCGGCAATCTGCGCTAA
- a CDS encoding glutathione S-transferase family protein has protein sequence MYKLYSMQRSGNSYKVRLALALLNVPYEPIEVDILRGESKTPDFLSKNPSGQVPLLEVGDNRYLAESNAILWYVAVGTPLAPENRIDRAEALQWMFFEQHALEPNIGAAYFWLSLVKGGRDLQTHALEDWMERGYGALQVMENHLKTNAYFAARQLTVADIALYGYTHLADRCDFDLAPFPAIRDWLKRVEAAPGFVAMDWRPADIDDSASIAAGV, from the coding sequence ATGTACAAGCTCTATTCGATGCAGCGCTCGGGCAACAGCTACAAGGTCCGCCTTGCGCTGGCGCTTTTGAACGTGCCCTACGAACCCATCGAGGTGGACATTCTGCGCGGCGAGAGCAAGACGCCGGACTTCCTGTCGAAGAACCCGTCCGGACAGGTGCCGCTGCTCGAGGTCGGCGACAATCGCTATCTCGCCGAGTCCAACGCCATCTTGTGGTACGTCGCCGTCGGCACGCCGCTCGCGCCTGAGAACCGGATCGACCGCGCCGAGGCGCTGCAATGGATGTTCTTCGAGCAGCACGCGCTCGAGCCCAACATCGGCGCGGCATATTTCTGGCTGTCGCTGGTCAAGGGCGGCCGTGACCTGCAGACCCACGCGCTGGAGGACTGGATGGAGCGTGGCTACGGCGCGCTCCAGGTGATGGAAAACCACCTCAAGACCAACGCCTATTTCGCCGCCCGCCAGCTCACGGTCGCCGACATCGCACTGTACGGCTACACCCACCTCGCCGACCGCTGCGATTTCGATTTGGCGCCCTTCCCGGCGATCCGGGACTGGCTGAAGCGCGTCGAGGCCGCGCCCGGCTTCGTGGCGATGGACTGGCGCCCCGCCGACATCGACGACTCCGCCAGCATTGCCGCCGGGGTCTAA
- a CDS encoding DUF992 domain-containing protein, whose amino-acid sequence MRRSLLLAGLTAASLVASVAGASAQSRLVQVGVLECRGGASVGFVVGSVTHLGCVLRVDGMPDDRYVATISKIGIDLGITQETALAWGVFAPVNRLGPGDLSGNYAGAQGSASVGVGLGGNVLVGGSNNSIALQPLSVQGQVGLNVAAGLESLELRPGR is encoded by the coding sequence ATGCGCCGCTCACTCCTTCTTGCCGGACTCACGGCCGCCAGCCTCGTTGCCTCCGTTGCGGGCGCCAGCGCGCAGTCGCGACTGGTGCAGGTCGGCGTGCTCGAATGCCGTGGCGGCGCCAGCGTCGGCTTCGTGGTCGGATCGGTGACGCATCTCGGCTGCGTCTTGCGCGTCGATGGCATGCCCGACGACCGCTATGTCGCGACGATCAGCAAAATCGGCATCGACCTCGGCATCACCCAGGAGACGGCGCTTGCCTGGGGCGTGTTCGCACCCGTCAACCGCCTCGGCCCCGGCGATCTCTCCGGCAATTATGCCGGCGCGCAGGGCAGCGCCTCGGTCGGCGTCGGCCTCGGCGGTAACGTGCTGGTCGGTGGCTCCAACAATTCGATCGCGCTTCAGCCGCTCAGCGTGCAGGGCCAGGTCGGCCTCAACGTTGCGGCCGGACTCGAGAGCCTGGAACTCCGTCCGGGCCGTTGA
- a CDS encoding helix-turn-helix transcriptional regulator, whose protein sequence is MITSFQMRAARALLGIDQKALAELAGVSLPTIQRMEASTGNVRGVVETLIKVVEAFDRAGVELIGEQARSDSGGRGVRLKQPGPPRRVGA, encoded by the coding sequence GTGATCACGTCATTCCAGATGCGGGCAGCCCGCGCGCTGCTTGGCATCGACCAGAAAGCCCTGGCCGAGCTCGCCGGCGTGTCGCTGCCGACCATCCAGCGGATGGAGGCGTCCACCGGCAATGTGCGTGGCGTGGTCGAGACCTTGATCAAGGTGGTCGAGGCGTTCGACCGGGCCGGCGTCGAACTGATCGGCGAACAGGCCCGCAGCGACAGCGGCGGGCGGGGCGTTCGCCTGAAGCAGCCGGGGCCGCCGCGCCGCGTGGGGGCATGA